One window from the genome of Hippopotamus amphibius kiboko isolate mHipAmp2 chromosome 13, mHipAmp2.hap2, whole genome shotgun sequence encodes:
- the LOC130835205 gene encoding mediator of RNA polymerase II transcription subunit 7-like yields MGEPQQVSALPPPPMQYIKEYTDENLQGGLAPKPPPPIKDSYMMFGNQFQCDDLIIRPLESQGIERLHPMQFDHKKELRKLNMSILINILDLLDILIRSPGSTKREEKLEDLKLLFVHVHHLINEYRPHQARETLRVMMEVQKRQRLETAERFQKHLERVIEMIQNCLASLPDDLPHSEAGMKVKTEPMDTNDYSNCAGQDEQQRENSGHRRDQIIEKDAALCVLIDEMNERP; encoded by the coding sequence ATGGGTGAGCCACAGCAAGTAAgcgccctcccaccccctccaatgCAGTACATCAAGGAGTATACAGATGAAAATCTTCAGGGAGGCCTTGCTCCCAAGCCTCCACCTCCGATAAAGGACAGTTACATGATGTTTGGCAACCAGTTCCAGTGTGATGATCTTATCATCCGCCCTTTAGAAAGTCAGGGTATTGAACGGCTTCATCCTATGCAGTTTGATCACAAGAAAGAACTGAGAAAACTCAATATGTCTATCCTTATTAATATCTTAGACCTCTTAGATATCTTGATAAGGAGCCCCGGGAGTACAAAACGAGAAGAGAAGCTAGAAGATCTTAAGCTGCTTTTTGTACATGTGCATCATCTCATAAATGAATACAGACCCCACCAAGCAAGAGAGACCTTGAGAGTCATGATGGAGGTGCAGAAACGTCAGCGCCTTGAGACAGCCGAGAGGTTTCAGAAGCATCTGGAACGAGTCATTGAGATGATTCAGAATTGCTTGGCTTCTTTGCCTGATGATTTGCCCCATTCGGAAGCAGGGATGAAAGTAAAAACTGAACCAATGGACACCAATGATTACAGTAATTGTGCTGGACAGGatgaacaacaaagagaaaattcagGTCATAGGAGAGATCAGATTATAGAGAAAGATGCTGCCTTGTGTGTCCTAAttgatgaaatgaatgaaagaccATGA